The following DNA comes from Micromonospora chokoriensis.
GCTCGCCCGTTGCGGCGGACCCGTCGCCGTTGCCGACCTGCGCTTCGACATCTGGGCCGCCTCCGCCGAGGGCACCGGCCACCACGCCATGGTGGTCGGCACCTGCCGCGCCCTCGGCGGCTACGAACCCGACCTGCGGCACCGCTCCAACGACGCCGACGTCCAACTCGAACTGGTCCGCGCCGCGACAGCCGTCGCCCTCATGCCTGCCCTGACCCTGCCCCGTGACGACCCGGCGCTCGCGATCCGGGACGTCGCCGAGGTCACCGTGGGCCGCCGGCTCGTCGCCGTCACCCGGGACACGCCCGCCGCCCCCGCGCTCATCGCCCTCTTCAAAGCGGTGACGGAGCAGGTAGGCCAACTCGGCGGATAGCGGTCAGCGCAGCATCGCCCGGATCGCGGGCGGCACCGACAGCACCCCCAGTGTCGGCAGTAGGTGTCTCCAGGGGCGGTCGGTTAGTGATCTCGATTGCCATCGCCTAGCGCACCTGCGAGGGTCCACGGATGTCACTGGTGACCGGCGCCGATCTGCTTCGGGCGGCCGACGAGATGCACCGGGCGCTGCTGCCACACCGGGAGCGCGACTGGTCGGTGCCGGCAGGCACGCTGACCTGGAGCTGCTGGACCACGGCAGCGCACGTCGCGCACGACCTGCTCGCGTACGCCGGTCAGGTCATCGGCCGCCCGGACGACGGCTACCTGCCGTACGACCTGCGGGTCTGCCCCGACGCGGGCCCGGCGCAGACCCTCACCGTGGTGCGCGCCTGCGCCGGGTTGCTGGGCGCCGCCGTCGACGCGACCCCGCCCGACGCGCGGGCCTGGCACTACGGCCCCTGCGATCCGGGCGGCTTCGCGGCGATGGGCGTGGCCGAGATCCTGCTGCACACCCACGACATCACCCTCGGCCTCGGCGTGCCGTGGCAGCCACCGCATCAGCTGAGCGCACTGGTGCTGGGGCGACTCTTCCCGGACGCGCCGGACGGACCCGTGCCGGACGTGCTGCTGTGGATGACCGGCCGCGGTGAGCTGCCCGGCCGGGCGCGGCGTACCTCCTGGACCTGGCACGCTGCAGTGGACTGACGGGCTGGACCGCCCGCTACCGCGTCCGCCCCGGGTGAAGCTGACGGTCGGGCACCGGCAACACGTGCCGGTGCCCGTCGAGCGGGAAAGTCGGTGGCTGGGCGGGCAGCGTCTCCTCGTAGGCGAAGCCGCACTTCTGTGCCACCCGACAGGACGCGACGTTGTCCACCTGGTGCAGCAGGTCCAGATGCGTCAGGCCGGGGAACCTGTCGAACGCCCAGCCGCTGAGCGCGGTGACCGCGCGCGGGGCGACGCCACGACCGCGCGCCCACGACGCCGTCCAGTAGCCCACCTCCGGTGCGGGGCGCTGCGGCGTCACGCCCTTGAGCACCACGTTCGCCACCAGCCGTGGACCATCCGCGTGGTCCTCGAGGACGGCGAAGCTGTACCGCCGGCCGTCGGCCCAGTCCTGCCGCGTCCGCGAGAGCCAGTGCCGGCCCTCGTCGACGCTGGTCACCGGCAGCCGCGTCCATCGGCGCAGCACCGGGTCCCGGTACGCCGCCAGCAGCGCGTCCAGGTCGTCGTCCGCCCACTGTCGCAGGGTGAGTTCCGCCGCCCGTACCTCGATCACCATCGGCACAGTCTGCCGATGGTGCGCAACGCCGACGAGGCGGGTCAGCGCGACCGGCGCCGCCACGGCAGCGGCCACCAGGAACGACGGGACCGGCGCGGCGGCGCGACGACGGCGGCCCGCTCGATCGGTGGCGTCGACACGCTCGGCGGGGCGTGCTCGGCGCGCCAGCGGCGGACGACCTCGTCGGCGTTCACCGGACGCACCACCACCCGGGGGCCGTCGGGGTTGCGCAGCCAGGCCACGATCTGCGCGTTCAGCTGCCCCACGACGTCGCGGACGGACTGTTCGGTGGGCATGTCGCGGACCTCGTCGGGGATCTGCTCGATGCGTCGGCGCAGGTGCAGCGGGGTGGGCAGGAGCAGGTCGCTGGGCAGCGCCTCACGCTCCAGGAAACTCTTGATCCACCATGACTCGTCGTACGGCATGCCCCGGCCGGGGATCGGTTTGCCCATGCCGGGCAGGTCGTCGAACTCGCCGCGCTGCGCGGCGCCCAGGATCTGCGCCTCCACGGCCGCTTCCCACGCCTCGGTCACCCTGCGGCACCTCCCCCGGTCACGGTAACGCGCCGCCTGAGGGCGACGACGAGCCTCCGTAGGAGGTCAGCGCACCCGGCCCGGTGACCATTCCCGCCGGGGGCGCAACCGCAGGCCACCGGCCGCGAGGTGGCCCTCGGTCGGGATGTTCGTCCCGATTACGGTCAGTGTGGGGACTGTCGAACGGGGGAACACCGATGGTGAGTTCGGGTGCGTTGCTGGGCATCGCGCTGGTCGCGTTGGGGCTGGTGCTGACACCGGGCCCGAACATGGTCTACCTGGTGTCCCGCTCGGTCGCGCAGGGCCGCCGGGCGGGGCTGGTCTCGCTGCTCGGGGTGGCCGCCGGTTTCGGCGTCTACCTGGCCACGGCGGTCGCCGGCCTGGCCGCCGTGTTCGTCCTGGTGCCGACGCTGTACGCGGTGGTGAAACTGGCCGGCGCCGGCTACCTGCTCTGGTTGGCCTGGCGGACGCTGCGCCCCGGCGGGCACTCACCGTTCACGCCCGCGCCGCTGCCACCGGACCCACCCCGGCGGCTGTTCACCATGGGTCTGGTCACCAACCTGTTGAACCCGAAGATCGCCATCCTCTACGTGTCGCTGCTGCCCCAGTTCGTCGACCCGGCGCGCGGGCACCTGGCCACCCAGAGCCTGCTGCTCGGCCTCACCCAGATCGCTGTCGCGCTGAGTGTGAACGCGCTGATCGTGCTCACCGCCGGCTCCCTCGCGGGCTTCTTCGCCCGCCGACCCGGGTGGCTACGGGTGCAGCGCTGGGTGACCGGGACGGCCCTGGCCGCGTTGGCCGTGCCGATCGCCACCGACCGGTCCCGCGCGGCGGTCGCCGCGCCCTGACCCGACGGTCACCGATCGCGGTGGCGGCGGAGCATCCCGGCGGCCAGCGGCGCGGCGTCCAGGTCACCGGCGGCGAGCCGGGCGGCGAGGGTACGGCGTACCAGCCGGTCGGCCAGCGCCGGGGCGTGCCGGCCGACGGCCATCTCCAGGCGGCCACGGGCGGTGGTGGCCACGTCGCGGGGTGCCCGACGGGCGGTGGCGGTACGCAGGATCGCCGCGACCACCCCCTGCACCGGCTCGGGGCGGGACACCCCGTGCAACGACAGTCCCGCCTCGGCGGTGCTGTCGTGGATCGGTGAGGCGACCATGCTCGGGTAGACGACGCTGACCCCGACGTGGGTGCCCACCTCGTGTCGCAGCGCGTCGGCGTACGCCACCAGGGCCCGCTTGCTCACCCCGTACGCGGCGGCGAGCGGCAGCGGCAGCACCGCCATCCGGCTGGCCACGAAGATGACCCGTCCGTGGGCGGTGACCAGCGGCGGCAGCGCGGCGGCGGTGGTCCGCCACGCGGCCAGCAGGTTGACCTCCAGTTGCCGGCGGACCACCTCGTCGGGGGGCAGCTCGGCCGGGGCGGGGCCACCCACCCCGGCGTTGTTGATCAGCAGGTCGAGCCCGTCGAGCTGGTCGACGGCGGCCCGCACCGCCGGTGCCACGGCGTCCGGGTCGGTCAGGTCGCAGCCGAGCACCGGCACCGCGCCGTCGGGCTGAGGGTGCAGGTCGAGCCCCACCACCCGCGCGCCGGCGGCGGTCAACGCCGTACCGAGGTGTCGGCCGAAGGTGCCGCTCGCCCCGGTCACCAGCACCCGCCGGCCGACCAGCGACCGGGTCGTCACCGCCGGGCCCCGGCTGCGGCCCGCCGGGCTCCGGCCGCCAACTCGCGGGTCAGTTCGGCCAGGTAGACGTCGAAGTCCACGCGCATCGCCGGACGCCGCTGACCCCAACGGGCGGTCGCGGCCCGCAGGTCGGCCCGGCAGGCGGCCCGCTGTCGTTCCGGGTCGGGCAACGCGTACCGGCCGGCGAGGTGCGCGGCGACCAGCTTGGCCTGCGCCTCGACCAGCGGGAACGCCGATCCGGTGGACTGCACCAGCCCGACGAAGGTCAGCCCGGGGGCGTCGGGGTGGAACACGTGTCGGTACAACGGCAGGCTGTCCGGGCCGTCGCCGAGCAGCGCCGGGTCGAGGAACGGGACCACCACCCGGTACCCGGTGCACCAGATGATCAGGTCGACGTTGTCGGTGCGGCCGTCGGTGAACTCGACCCGGTCACCGTCGATCGCGGCGACGCCGGGTCGCGCCTCGACGTCGCCGTGGGTCAGCCGGGACAGCAACCCGTCGGAGAGGGTCGGATGGTCCTGCAGGAAGCCGTGGCGCGGCGCGGGCAGCCCGTAGCGGGTGGGGTTACCGACGGTGGTGCTCAGCATCGTCTGGCTGATGCGTTGCCGCAGCCGCCACGGCAGGCGGCGGGCCAACGCCCCGTTGAGGGTGTCCGACGGGCGGCCCAGCAGGTACTTGGGCACCACCCAGACGCCCCGGCGCAACGACAGCAACGTGCGGGTCGCGGTGTACGAGGCGTCCACGGCGATGTCCATCGCGGAGTTGCCGCCCCCGACGACGAGGACCCGCCGGCCGGTCAACTGCTCCGGACCCCGGTAGTCGTGGCTGTGCATCTGCTCGGCGGTGCAGGTGCCCGGGTACGACGGCTCGGGCAGCTTGGGCACCCGGTTGTGTCCGTTGGCGACGACCACGGCGTCGACGGTGACCTCGACCGGCGCGTCCGGCCCGCTCGCGGCCACCGTCCAGGTGCCATCCGGGTTGCGGGTGACCCGCTCGACGGCGTGACGCAGCCGGATGTGCTCGCCCAACCCGAACCGGTCGACGTAGTCGGCCAGGTAGCCGGCGACCCGGGTGTGGTCGGGGTAGTCGGGCCAGTCGGTGGGCATCGGGTGGTCGGCGAACTGGGTGCGGCCCCGGCTGGTGTTCAGGTGCAACGTCCGGTACGCCGGTGAGTCGGGTGACCCGTACACCCAGAGGCCGCCGACCTGGTCGGTGGCCTCGAAGCAGACCACTGCCGCGCCGACGTCGCGCAGCGCCTTGACCGCGGCGAGCCCGGCCGCGCCGGCGCCGATCACCGCCACCTGAGGTGGTACGCCCATCGCCGCCCCCATCTAAATCCAACGTCCGATGGATAATCGTCGTCGGGCGGCGACCCGTCAAGACCTCGACGGTCCGTACAACCCGTCGAGCAGACGGTGCACGAACGCCCGGAACTCGCGCCGCTCCCGTGCCCCCGGCGCGCCCGCCGCCAACGCCACCACGTGACCGTGGGTCGCCCACACCAGGCTGCGTACGGTGATGTGCGGGGTCGGCTCCGCCAGCGCGCCGGCCGCCGCCGCGGCGCCGAGCAGCTCGGCCACCAGCCGGTACAACGGGTCGGCGTAGCGCTGGTCCAACTCGGCGTGCCGCTGCGGCTCCAACCAGCGGCGCAGCCACAGCGCGGTGGTCTCCGGGCGGTCCTCCAGGAAGTCGACGAAGACGTCGACCAGCTCGTGCAGGGCCCGCCGCGCCGCGTCCGGCCCCGCGTCGAGAGCGGCACGGGCCTGCTCGGCGGCTGCGGTGAGGACCTCCCGCTCGGCGGCGAAGACGCGGGCGAAGCAGGCGTCGTAGAGCGCCGCCTTCGTACCCGTGTGGTGCGCGACGGTGGCGACGTCGACCCCGGCGGCGGCGGCGACCTCCCGCAGCCCGACGGCGTCGAAGCCACGCTCGGCGAACAGCGCGGTCGCGGCGGTGAGCACCACCTCGCGGGTCGGCCGGGTCTCGTCGCGTCGCGGGCGACCCGGACGGCGTCGGGGCATGGTCATGACCGCCATTCTGCCCCTAGAATCCAGCAACCGTTGGATTGCGGAGAGGACGCGGCGATGACCGGGCTCGACGGGCGGCCCGCGGCCGCCACCGACGCGACGCTCCCCCGTGGCCCCCTGGCGGGCTTCGCGGCCGGCTCACTCGGCATGGGTGTCTGGGTGACGGTGCCCGGCCTGCTGCTGCTGTACTTCCTCACCGACGTGCTGGCCGTCGACCCGTGGCTGGCCGGCATCGCGCTGCTGCTGCCGAAGATCGCCGACGTGCTGCTGCACCCGTGGGTGGGTCACCGCGCCGACGTCGAGCAGACCCGCCGCGGCGACCGGCGACGCCTGCTGCTGGTCGGCTGCGCCCTGCCGCTCGCGTTCGCCGCGCTGTTCGCGGTGCCCGGCGGCCTGACCGGCGCGCCGGCGGCCGCGTGGGTGGCGGTGTTCTTCGTCGTCGGCAACCTGCTCTTCGCCGCCTACCAGGTCCCCTACCTGGCCACCCCGGCCGACCTGCGCATCGGCTACGACGAACG
Coding sequences within:
- a CDS encoding SDR family NAD(P)-dependent oxidoreductase; amino-acid sequence: MTTRSLVGRRVLVTGASGTFGRHLGTALTAAGARVVGLDLHPQPDGAVPVLGCDLTDPDAVAPAVRAAVDQLDGLDLLINNAGVGGPAPAELPPDEVVRRQLEVNLLAAWRTTAAALPPLVTAHGRVIFVASRMAVLPLPLAAAYGVSKRALVAYADALRHEVGTHVGVSVVYPSMVASPIHDSTAEAGLSLHGVSRPEPVQGVVAAILRTATARRAPRDVATTARGRLEMAVGRHAPALADRLVRRTLAARLAAGDLDAAPLAAGMLRRHRDR
- a CDS encoding maleylpyruvate isomerase N-terminal domain-containing protein, whose translation is MSLVTGADLLRAADEMHRALLPHRERDWSVPAGTLTWSCWTTAAHVAHDLLAYAGQVIGRPDDGYLPYDLRVCPDAGPAQTLTVVRACAGLLGAAVDATPPDARAWHYGPCDPGGFAAMGVAEILLHTHDITLGLGVPWQPPHQLSALVLGRLFPDAPDGPVPDVLLWMTGRGELPGRARRTSWTWHAAVD
- a CDS encoding LysE family translocator — encoded protein: MVSSGALLGIALVALGLVLTPGPNMVYLVSRSVAQGRRAGLVSLLGVAAGFGVYLATAVAGLAAVFVLVPTLYAVVKLAGAGYLLWLAWRTLRPGGHSPFTPAPLPPDPPRRLFTMGLVTNLLNPKIAILYVSLLPQFVDPARGHLATQSLLLGLTQIAVALSVNALIVLTAGSLAGFFARRPGWLRVQRWVTGTALAALAVPIATDRSRAAVAAP
- a CDS encoding DnaJ family domain-containing protein; this encodes MTEAWEAAVEAQILGAAQRGEFDDLPGMGKPIPGRGMPYDESWWIKSFLEREALPSDLLLPTPLHLRRRIEQIPDEVRDMPTEQSVRDVVGQLNAQIVAWLRNPDGPRVVVRPVNADEVVRRWRAEHAPPSVSTPPIERAAVVAPPRRSRRSWWPLPWRRRSR
- a CDS encoding TetR/AcrR family transcriptional regulator, whose product is MTMPRRRPGRPRRDETRPTREVVLTAATALFAERGFDAVGLREVAAAAGVDVATVAHHTGTKAALYDACFARVFAAEREVLTAAAEQARAALDAGPDAARRALHELVDVFVDFLEDRPETTALWLRRWLEPQRHAELDQRYADPLYRLVAELLGAAAAAGALAEPTPHITVRSLVWATHGHVVALAAGAPGARERREFRAFVHRLLDGLYGPSRS
- a CDS encoding flavin-containing monooxygenase; translated protein: MGVPPQVAVIGAGAAGLAAVKALRDVGAAVVCFEATDQVGGLWVYGSPDSPAYRTLHLNTSRGRTQFADHPMPTDWPDYPDHTRVAGYLADYVDRFGLGEHIRLRHAVERVTRNPDGTWTVAASGPDAPVEVTVDAVVVANGHNRVPKLPEPSYPGTCTAEQMHSHDYRGPEQLTGRRVLVVGGGNSAMDIAVDASYTATRTLLSLRRGVWVVPKYLLGRPSDTLNGALARRLPWRLRQRISQTMLSTTVGNPTRYGLPAPRHGFLQDHPTLSDGLLSRLTHGDVEARPGVAAIDGDRVEFTDGRTDNVDLIIWCTGYRVVVPFLDPALLGDGPDSLPLYRHVFHPDAPGLTFVGLVQSTGSAFPLVEAQAKLVAAHLAGRYALPDPERQRAACRADLRAATARWGQRRPAMRVDFDVYLAELTRELAAGARRAAAGARR
- a CDS encoding GNAT family N-acetyltransferase — protein: MVIEVRAAELTLRQWADDDLDALLAAYRDPVLRRWTRLPVTSVDEGRHWLSRTRQDWADGRRYSFAVLEDHADGPRLVANVVLKGVTPQRPAPEVGYWTASWARGRGVAPRAVTALSGWAFDRFPGLTHLDLLHQVDNVASCRVAQKCGFAYEETLPAQPPTFPLDGHRHVLPVPDRQLHPGRTR